Genomic segment of Dasypus novemcinctus isolate mDasNov1 chromosome 4, mDasNov1.1.hap2, whole genome shotgun sequence:
AGGCAGGGAAATTGTCTGCTTTCGGCTTTTTCTTTCCAGTGGCATATGACAGTCCttttaataaagcaaaatataataaattaaacTGGAGGATATGTTTAGTATGGGCTTTTCATTTCAAAAGCACAAATTATCATACTTTCAAAAGCCATTTATTTTAGAGATTATTATGGGAAAGCAATTCATCATTTCACAATATGTGTTTTAAATTTCTGTATCATGTACTAGGTGAAAAACCATTTCGCTGTGATGAATGTGGTATGCGattcattcaaaaatatcatATGGAAAGACATAAGAGAACTCATAGTGGAGAAAAACCTTACCAGTGTGAATACTGTTTACAGGTAAGGGGCGGTTTGAAATTCTTCCAtcctaaattaaattataaaataatttcaaataaattagaaaatgttaTTTACTACTAGAATTATTTGAAGAACTTCTTGACTGCCATTTTATTAGATTTGTAATAGAAAATTCACTCAGCAAATTAGTTAGTAAATGCTTATGTTATTATGGTTacatctattttttattaatttctttctttctttttttcttttcttggttgACCAAATACAAAAAAACCCACTACTGCCCTCTGAATTTGACAGTATTTTTCCAGAACAGATCGTGTATTGAAACATAAACGTATGTGCCATGAAAATCATGACAAGAAACTAAACAGATGTGCCATCAAAGGTGGCCTTCTGACATCTGAGGAAGATTCTGGCTTTTCTACATCACCAAAAGATAACTCACtgccaaaaaagaaaaggcagaaaactgagaaaaaatCAGCCGGGATGGACAAAGAAAGTGCTATGGATAAATCTGAtatgaagaaagacaaaaatgatTACTTGCCTCTATATTCTTCAAGTACTAAAGTAAAAGATGAGTATATGGTAGCGGAATATGCTGTTGAAATGCCACATTCTTCAGTTGGGGGGTCGCATTTAGAAGATGCATCAGGAGAAATACACCCACCTAAGTTGGTTCtcaaaaaaattaatagtaaGAGAAGTCTGAAACAGCCACTGGAGCAAAATCAAACAATTTCTCCTTTATCCACATATGAAGAGAGCAAAGTTTCAAAATATGCTTTTGAACTTGTGGATAAACAAGCTTTACTAGATTCAGAAGGCAATGCTGACATTGATCAGGTTGATAATTTGCAAGAAGGACCCAGTAAACCAGTGCACAGTAGTACTAATTATGATGATGCCATGCAGTTTTTGAAAAAGAAGCGGTATCTTCAAGCAGCAAGTAACAACAGTAGGGAATATGCACTGAATGTGGGTACCATAGCGTCTCAGCCTTCTGTAACCCAAGCAGCTGTGGCTAGTGTCATTGATGAAAGTACCACAGCATCCATATTAGATTCACAGGCACTGAATGTGGAGATTAAGAGTAATCATGACAAAAATGTTATTCCAGATGAGGTACTGCAGACTCTCTTGGATCATTATTCCCATAAAGCTAATGGACAGCATGAGATATCTTTCAGTGTTGCTGACACTGAGGTGACTTCTAGCATATCCATAAATTCTTCAGAAGTACCTGAGGTCACCCAGTCAGAGAGTGTTGGATCAAGCTCCCAAGCATCCTCATCAGATAAAGCCAACATGTTGCAGGAATATTCAAAGTTTCTACAGCAGGCATTGGACAGAACTAGCCAAAATGATGCCTATTTGAATAGCCCAAGCCTTAACTTTGTGACTGATAACCAGACCCTTCCAAATCAGCCAGCATTCTCTTCCATAGACAAGCAAGTCTATGCAGCCATGCCCATCAATAGCTTTCGATCAGGAATGAATTCTCCACTAAGAACAACTCCAGATAAGTCCCACTTTGGACTAATAGTTGGTGATTCACAACACTCATTTCCCTTTTCAGGTGATGAAACAAACCATGCTTCTGCCACATCAACACAGGACTTTTTGGATCAAGTGACTTCTCAGAAGAAAGCTGAAGCTCAACCTGTCCACCAAGCCTACCAAATGAGCTCCTTTGAACAGCCTTTCCGTGCTCCATATCATGGATCAAGAGCTGGAATAGCTACTCAGTTTAGCACTGCCAATGGACAGGTGAACCTTCGGGGACCAGGGACAAGTGCTGAATTTCCAGAATTTCCCTTGGTGAATGTAAATGATAATAGAGCTGGGATGACATCTTCACCTGATGCCACAACTGGCCAGACTTTTGGCTAAAAAAAATTGTGTAAATAATACTGGCACTTTAGAACAGATTAAACAAGAGTGGGGTTACTCTTTGTAAGATGGAGTGCTGTACAGATTTAAGAGCAATGCGATATAACATGTTAAGTCGATATGAATAGCAAGATAATCCAATAACTGCATTTTGTTCGTTTAGTCAGCATTCTTTGAACTGCCTTACCTGTTGTCACCTTTATAGAAGCAATGCGTTACTTGTTTTAGATCAGAAACTTGCTATTCTACCTACACcaagttaaaaaggaaaaaaaagactttcgcACAATTGTTTCCTAACTGATACCATTGTACATTCTTAGGAGATTAGTAATTGTGTGAAATTTACTCATACTGTTTCTAAGTTTTTCAGCATAGTCATTGCACTTCAGCAGGGAATCTGAGTATATTTTACAGACAGAGTGAACTTAAAAGTTTAAATGTCAAGAGATTATGGCTTAAATAAATTAGTGTATCCTATAGggggaaaaagaaatcaagaaaccactttttaaaaagaatgatatgCCATATACCCTTGATTTTCATTTTGCATTATATTGAcatgttggttttttgttttttgttttttgtttttaaggaaaaaagtaataaaaatctgATAGTGTAAGACCCCACTATTTAAAAGCctaattacttaaaaaatatgcATACTTTCAAAACTTTTACCAAAATACAAAACTGTTGAAGCATTTACTTCTCCCTGGAAGTATGCATATCAGTGTCAGTTTCTTTGTACAGTTGTATCTagatattttttatgatttttcatgtGCAGGTATCAAGGTTTTGAAGttttagtaaaaaaataattctgtagATTACATTCCCAAGAACATAATGCTTACACAAAATGTATATTCCACGTTTTAAAGCTTAATTGTATTTTACTTTACATATATACTTCATTTAACATAGAGCACTTAGAATCTATTtggtatttttgatttctcaacgtaaaaaaaaattaggtttttAGGTTTGATAATGGTTGTGTCATAATCATCTCATAATTGACTATTTTAATTTTGGGCAATAAAAGGAAATTGGGGTACCTTTGGAGCTATAAAACCCGGTTTAATCCGTCTCTTTCTAGAATCTTCATAGACAGTATCCAGAGAAActaaagaaatgggcattttaaTTGCTTATTTTAAGTTACTTTTAAATGACACTGCTCATTACAATTTACGAACCAAAAGTGTTTACTAATCCTAGTAACTACAGTTTCTTTTTCAGCTAGATGAGTGATTGGAAACTTTTTGTTGCATTTCAAAATCTTAAATAAACTACAGACTTTATCCTTATAccatgaatgttttttttttaatactttgtcttaaaataatatagcatGGTACAATAAATAGtgattatatgtatatgtatatatatacatatatatatgaacacacacacTTTTCGGAAGAATGATGGTTTGAGTTACACATTGGGCAGTTTTGATTTTTGAGAAATAACATTAGTTATATTGATTCTGTTATCCTCATTAATTTGTTccagttttttagttttcttatttaaaatttctaccaTCTTTGTCACAATGCACATACTGATAAATCACCAGTGATaatctaaaattttaataatcttgGAAAATGAAACTCCATTATTGTTAATTTCCATTCTAACCTTTATATTGGCCCTATAGATCTCCAGTCTTTACTTCAACATGAACATGTTgtccatttaaattattttttcttctatttaatgTTATCCTGAGACTGTTCTCATAAAGGAAGAGAACAAAGAAATATGTACCCTTACTTAACATCCTTCacatttattttgaatatattggtGTTTTGTGATAAGggatattaattatttttaatgtggtTTCCTCCACATTTTGGTTATTAAGCTTTGCTTGGAATACTATTTTCCCATATGACAGCTTTCTTTGCTGCTAAATTTTGTCAGGAACTAGACTTCCTTAAAGTACATATTTAAATTCTGCCACTTGTAACTCTTAAGACTGAGGTATGTTGTATTGTGCATCATGTAATTGCAAGAAGGCTTCGTTCAGGTGAGATCTTAAAAATGGAACTGTGCTCACCCTTGATAGTTATTTGTAGTTTTTCAGGTACTTTTCGATAATAGTAGCCATTTATTTCCTGGGTTGATTCccgctctccccctccccaacccccccccccccccagtcagaTAAAAAATGTTGTTCCATTGAGAACTTGATGTAGTCCTTGGTACAGTATAAAATCTTTCGTTTGTTTCAACATAACTAGCACAGTTTGTAGAATGTGACTATTACTGAGCAGTTAGGGTAAGCTTATTAGGAAGGAAGGCCTTTGAAAGTGGTAGTTATACAAAGAGAAATTCAGGTGTTGCATTCCTGTCTTCAACACATTTCTTTAAATCTACATAATGTTAGACTTTTCTACCAGATTATAAGCATTTTTAGGATAAGTGATAGTATAGCAAAAATTATTGACTTACCATTTTAAGTATAGTCATCATTCTCTTAGTGTGAAATTATATATGCCTACCAGAGTTACCTGGTATTATCATTACTATGATAAATGTCTCATTGGTTTGGGTTTCCACAGTTTGGTTCagaaagttatttaatttctttctggaCATTAATAGAGAAAACAAGTAGTCTTGTGTGCTGCTTTGAATTGGAATTTGAGGATATGAGATATCCTTTTGCAACTTGTGTTTCTAATTTCTGTCAGTGAGAAAATTGCTGTATAAAACATACCCTTACACTCTTAAACTTTTGATCACCTTGAGTAAGGTGTGCTTTTTCACCTAGGTCCTAGTCTCATGTTTGAAGATTGGAAACTGATCACTTTAGATATGGTAATAGCTCTTGAACATCTTCtagaaggttttttgtttttttgttaaattCTTAGTGCATATTATTTCATTTGGTTAAGAATATTCTAGTGGCTCTTCAATTCTTCAGATCTACGTGCACACTTTCCACTTGATAATAAAGAAATCCATCTTTTTCACCCTGGCTAAGGATTGTCAGTAGTTGAGTAATTTTATCTTTttgagaggcagaagaacctTGTGCTCAGGGTAGGCTTTTGTTTCCACAGGTGAGAGAAACTTGCAAAATGTCAGCTAGGTTAGATCTTTTGCcacttccttcattttattcatttgagtttttaaagggctgttgtttaaaaaaataaaataaaagccggGAAACTTAAAAGTAGGCATTACTGTAGTACTATGTTTCTTTAGACTTAGAACATTTTAAACTATAACTTTTTCACAGCATATTTACTTGAAGAAGCACTATTATAG
This window contains:
- the ZNF148 gene encoding zinc finger protein 148 isoform X1; the encoded protein is MNIDDKLEGLFLKCGGIDEMQSSRAMVVMGGVSGQSAVSGELQESVLQDRSMPHQEILAADEVLQESEMRQQDMISHDELMVHEETVKNDEEQMETHERLPQGLQYALNVPISVKQEITFTDVSEQLMRDKKQIREPVDLQKKKKRKQRSPAKILTINEDGSLGLKTPKSHVCEHCNAAFRTNYHLQRHVFIHTGEKPFQCSQCDMRFIQKYLLQRHEKIHTGEKPFRCDECGMRFIQKYHMERHKRTHSGEKPYQCEYCLQYFSRTDRVLKHKRMCHENHDKKLNRCAIKGGLLTSEEDSGFSTSPKDNSLPKKKRQKTEKKSAGMDKESAMDKSDMKKDKNDYLPLYSSSTKVKDEYMVAEYAVEMPHSSVGGSHLEDASGEIHPPKLVLKKINSKRSLKQPLEQNQTISPLSTYEESKVSKYAFELVDKQALLDSEGNADIDQVDNLQEGPSKPVHSSTNYDDAMQFLKKKRYLQAASNNSREYALNVGTIASQPSVTQAAVASVIDESTTASILDSQALNVEIKSNHDKNVIPDEVLQTLLDHYSHKANGQHEISFSVADTEVTSSISINSSEVPEVTQSESVGSSSQASSSDKANMLQEYSKFLQQALDRTSQNDAYLNSPSLNFVTDNQTLPNQPAFSSIDKQVYAAMPINSFRSGMNSPLRTTPDKSHFGLIVGDSQHSFPFSGDETNHASATSTQDFLDQVTSQKKAEAQPVHQAYQMSSFEQPFRAPYHGSRAGIATQFSTANGQVNLRGPGTSAEFPEFPLVNVNDNRAGMTSSPDATTGQTFG
- the ZNF148 gene encoding zinc finger protein 148 isoform X2 gives rise to the protein MRDKKQIREPVDLQKKKKRKQRSPAKILTINEDGSLGLKTPKSHVCEHCNAAFRTNYHLQRHVFIHTGEKPFQCSQCDMRFIQKYLLQRHEKIHTGEKPFRCDECGMRFIQKYHMERHKRTHSGEKPYQCEYCLQYFSRTDRVLKHKRMCHENHDKKLNRCAIKGGLLTSEEDSGFSTSPKDNSLPKKKRQKTEKKSAGMDKESAMDKSDMKKDKNDYLPLYSSSTKVKDEYMVAEYAVEMPHSSVGGSHLEDASGEIHPPKLVLKKINSKRSLKQPLEQNQTISPLSTYEESKVSKYAFELVDKQALLDSEGNADIDQVDNLQEGPSKPVHSSTNYDDAMQFLKKKRYLQAASNNSREYALNVGTIASQPSVTQAAVASVIDESTTASILDSQALNVEIKSNHDKNVIPDEVLQTLLDHYSHKANGQHEISFSVADTEVTSSISINSSEVPEVTQSESVGSSSQASSSDKANMLQEYSKFLQQALDRTSQNDAYLNSPSLNFVTDNQTLPNQPAFSSIDKQVYAAMPINSFRSGMNSPLRTTPDKSHFGLIVGDSQHSFPFSGDETNHASATSTQDFLDQVTSQKKAEAQPVHQAYQMSSFEQPFRAPYHGSRAGIATQFSTANGQVNLRGPGTSAEFPEFPLVNVNDNRAGMTSSPDATTGQTFG